In one window of Pseudomonas sp. IAC-BECa141 DNA:
- a CDS encoding TIGR01777 family oxidoreductase, with amino-acid sequence MHILLTGGTGLIGRQLCRHWSGQGHRLTVWSRRPEKVAKICGAQVRGIARLEDLGDEPVDVIVNLAGAPIADRPWTHRRKALLWSSRITLTESLLAWLENRGQKPSLLISGSAVGWYGDGGERELTEDSPPVIDDFASQLCIAWEETAQRAEAMDIRVVLVRTGLVLSAEGGFLSRLLLPFKLGLGGPLGNGRQWMPWIHIDDQIALIDFLLHRNQASGPYNACAPNPVRNREFARTLGSVLHRPAFMPMPALALKVGLGEMSLLLLGGQRATPKRLLEAGFTFRFTDLRAALDDLSGRL; translated from the coding sequence ATGCACATATTGCTGACCGGCGGTACTGGATTGATCGGACGTCAGCTTTGCCGGCACTGGTCCGGGCAGGGGCATCGCCTGACAGTCTGGAGTCGTCGTCCGGAAAAAGTCGCGAAAATCTGTGGCGCCCAGGTGCGTGGAATCGCGCGTCTGGAGGACCTTGGCGATGAGCCGGTCGACGTGATCGTCAACCTCGCCGGCGCGCCGATTGCCGACCGGCCATGGACCCATCGACGCAAGGCGCTGTTGTGGAGCAGCCGGATCACGTTGACCGAATCGTTGCTGGCGTGGCTGGAAAATCGCGGGCAGAAACCATCGCTGCTGATCTCGGGTTCTGCCGTGGGTTGGTATGGTGACGGCGGCGAGCGCGAGTTGACCGAAGACTCGCCACCGGTGATCGATGATTTCGCCAGCCAGTTGTGCATCGCCTGGGAGGAAACCGCGCAGCGCGCCGAAGCGATGGACATTCGCGTGGTGCTGGTGCGCACCGGGCTGGTGCTGTCGGCCGAGGGCGGCTTTTTGTCGCGCCTGCTGCTGCCGTTCAAGCTTGGGCTGGGCGGGCCTTTGGGCAACGGTCGGCAGTGGATGCCGTGGATTCATATCGATGACCAAATCGCCCTGATTGATTTTCTTCTGCACCGCAATCAGGCGAGCGGTCCTTATAATGCGTGCGCGCCGAACCCTGTGCGCAATCGCGAATTTGCCAGGACGCTGGGCAGCGTGCTGCACCGCCCGGCGTTCATGCCGATGCCGGCCCTCGCCTTGAAGGTCGGGCTCGGCGAGATGTCATTGTTGTTACTGGGTGGCCAACGGGCCACGCCGAAACGCTTGCTGGAAGCGGGATTCACTTTCCGGTTCACGGATTTACGCGCGGCCCTGGATGATCTTTCCGGCCGCCTCTGA